From Lysobacter auxotrophicus, the proteins below share one genomic window:
- a CDS encoding tryptophan--tRNA ligase has product MSPTRVLTGITTSGTPHLGNYVGAIRPAVAASRTPNVESFYFLADYHALIKVQDPARVQRSTLEIAATWLACGLEPDKVWFYRQSDVPEVQELTWFLTCVAGKGLLNRAHAYKAAVDKNREAGEDDDAGVSAGLFMYPVLMAADILLFNANQVPVGRDQIQHIEMARDFGQRFNHLYGEHFAMPEAVIDENVATLPGLDGRKMSKSYDNTIPLFAPRETLKKLIYSIVTDSRAPGEAKDADTSNVFQLYQAFASNEETAAMRRAFADGIAWGDAKQALFERIDREISPLREKYDALIAQPAHIEAILRDGARRLRERYARPTLDALRSAVGLRDLSQAQLGGKAKVARTTVPTFKQYREADGRFYFKFVDGDRVLLQSGAFDSARDAGTLISSLKSGAAGFETLAGVASPGEGVTGDEVREALIAVVDAERERSAQKA; this is encoded by the coding sequence ATGAGCCCCACGCGCGTCCTTACCGGCATCACCACCTCGGGTACCCCGCATCTGGGCAACTACGTCGGCGCGATCCGCCCGGCGGTCGCCGCAAGCCGCACGCCCAACGTGGAGAGCTTCTACTTCCTCGCCGACTACCACGCGCTGATCAAGGTGCAGGATCCGGCGCGCGTGCAGCGCTCGACACTGGAGATCGCCGCGACGTGGCTCGCCTGCGGGCTGGAACCGGACAAGGTGTGGTTCTACCGCCAGAGCGACGTGCCCGAGGTGCAGGAGCTGACGTGGTTCCTGACCTGCGTTGCCGGCAAGGGTCTGCTCAACCGCGCGCATGCGTACAAGGCCGCGGTGGACAAGAACCGCGAGGCCGGCGAGGACGACGACGCCGGCGTAAGCGCGGGGCTTTTCATGTACCCGGTGCTGATGGCCGCCGACATCCTGCTGTTCAACGCCAACCAGGTACCGGTCGGTCGCGACCAGATCCAGCACATCGAAATGGCGCGCGATTTCGGCCAGCGCTTCAACCATCTCTACGGCGAGCACTTCGCGATGCCCGAGGCGGTGATCGACGAGAACGTCGCGACGCTGCCCGGCCTTGACGGCCGCAAGATGAGCAAGAGCTACGACAACACCATCCCGCTGTTCGCACCGCGCGAAACGCTGAAGAAACTGATCTACTCGATCGTCACCGATTCGCGCGCGCCGGGCGAGGCCAAGGACGCCGATACCTCGAACGTGTTCCAGCTGTACCAGGCGTTCGCGTCGAACGAGGAAACCGCGGCGATGCGCCGCGCCTTCGCCGATGGCATCGCCTGGGGCGATGCGAAGCAGGCGCTTTTCGAACGCATCGATCGCGAGATCTCGCCGCTGCGCGAGAAGTACGACGCGCTGATCGCACAGCCCGCGCACATCGAGGCCATCCTGCGCGATGGTGCCCGACGCCTTCGCGAGCGTTACGCGCGACCGACGCTGGACGCGCTGCGCTCCGCGGTCGGCCTGCGCGACCTGTCGCAGGCACAGCTGGGCGGCAAGGCGAAAGTGGCCCGCACCACCGTGCCGACGTTCAAGCAGTACCGCGAGGCCGACGGCCGCTTCTACTTCAAGTTCGTCGATGGCGATCGCGTGCTGCTGCAGAGCGGCGCGTTCGATTCCGCGCGCGACGCGGGCACGCTGATCTCGAGCCTGAAATCCGGCGCCGCCGGCTTCGAAACGCTTGCGGGCGTCGCGTCGCCCGGCGAGGGTGTCACCGGCGATGAAGTGCGCGAGGCGCTGATCGCGGTGGTGGACGCCGAACGGGAAAGGAGCGCTCAGAAAGCATGA
- a CDS encoding MBL fold metallo-hydrolase: MNDAHGIVTIDTGFQRPNFDAAYLIVEHGRGAYVDCGTQHSVPAMLDALSWQGLQPQDVDWLILTHVHLDHAGGAGALMRALPNATLAVHPRGAPHMIDPERLVAGATAVYGEEEIARSYGEIAPVDAARVREVRDGETLELAGRPLLCIDTPGHAKHHLCVWDERSRSWFTGDTFGLSYREFDNAHGEPFVIPTSSPVQFEPEPLKASIRTMLARDPAAMHLTHYGRVGDVARLGQDLIEQIDAMVALAHQAHGHADRHERLVEALAALYIERARVHGAPLTPEEVRALLAIDIELNAQGLEVWLAREHAAARPVQVRPAPTEG, translated from the coding sequence ATGAACGACGCGCACGGCATCGTCACCATCGACACTGGATTCCAGCGGCCGAATTTCGATGCCGCCTACCTCATCGTCGAGCACGGTCGCGGCGCGTACGTCGATTGCGGCACGCAGCATTCGGTGCCCGCGATGCTCGATGCGTTGTCGTGGCAGGGATTGCAGCCGCAGGACGTCGACTGGCTGATCCTCACGCACGTGCACCTGGACCACGCCGGCGGCGCCGGCGCGCTGATGCGCGCGCTGCCCAACGCGACGCTGGCGGTGCATCCGCGCGGCGCGCCGCACATGATCGATCCCGAACGCCTCGTGGCCGGCGCGACCGCCGTCTACGGCGAGGAGGAAATCGCCCGCAGCTACGGCGAAATCGCGCCGGTCGACGCCGCGCGCGTGCGCGAGGTGCGCGACGGCGAGACGCTCGAGCTGGCCGGTCGCCCCCTGCTGTGCATCGACACGCCGGGGCACGCGAAGCATCACCTGTGCGTGTGGGACGAGCGCAGCCGCAGCTGGTTCACCGGCGACACCTTCGGCCTGTCGTACCGCGAGTTCGACAACGCCCACGGCGAGCCGTTCGTGATCCCGACGAGCTCGCCGGTGCAGTTCGAACCCGAACCGCTGAAGGCGTCGATCCGCACCATGCTCGCGCGCGATCCCGCGGCGATGCATCTCACCCATTACGGCCGCGTCGGCGACGTGGCGAGACTGGGGCAGGATCTCATCGAGCAGATCGATGCGATGGTCGCACTCGCGCACCAGGCCCACGGCCATGCCGATCGCCACGAGCGGCTGGTGGAGGCGCTCGCCGCGCTCTACATCGAGCGGGCGCGCGTGCACGGCGCTCCGTTGACGCCGGAGGAGGTGCGCGCGCTGCTGGCGATCGACATCGAGCTCAACGCGCAGGGGCTGGAGGTCTGGCTCGCGCGCGAGCACGCCGCGGCGCGCCCTGTTCAGGTTCGCCCGGCGCCCACGGAAGGCTGA
- a CDS encoding entericidin A/B family lipoprotein, which translates to MKRSMALLLLALFSMSFLSACNTMAGAGKDIQGAGEKVEDTAQDCKDGKC; encoded by the coding sequence ATGAAGCGTTCGATGGCTCTGCTGCTGCTGGCGTTGTTCTCCATGAGCTTCCTCAGCGCGTGCAACACGATGGCTGGCGCGGGCAAGGACATCCAGGGCGCCGGCGAGAAGGTCGAAGACACGGCGCAGGACTGCAAGGACGGCAAGTGCTGA
- a CDS encoding CsbD family protein — protein sequence MNKDIIAGKWTQLKGKAQARWGDLTDDDFDVAEGNAEYLAGKLQERYGWERDRAQQEVRDFEKSLN from the coding sequence ATGAATAAAGACATCATCGCCGGCAAGTGGACCCAGCTGAAGGGCAAGGCCCAGGCACGTTGGGGCGATCTGACCGATGACGACTTCGATGTCGCCGAAGGCAATGCCGAATACCTCGCCGGCAAGCTGCAGGAGCGTTATGGCTGGGAACGCGATCGTGCCCAGCAGGAAGTCCGCGACTTCGAGAAGTCGCTGAACTGA